One region of Crateriforma spongiae genomic DNA includes:
- a CDS encoding cell division protein FtsQ/DivIB codes for MAKDSPQQDSPRPIRRLLTRLIKAPAVLAILWPALLLCVGYWAWHQWGAEHLARRYFGVREEQITVSEPPESIRSKVADLVTDVYEDTAMDQLSLLDAGASSKIASAFAIHPWVRQVISVRKLPGGAVDVRLAYRRPAAMIYSAGENGFFAVDGDAVLLPDKHFSPSDTERYCHIFVPQFKPSRNQLIPGQAFGDPRIRAAAKLADYLNIAKSVSDAGDVQVRAIQVVGDPRQNPEPQLEVLQGTRQQLAAHYRGDSNALQRVFWGSAPGSEMPGEVAASIKLQRLIAGVAPGANLSMATQPH; via the coding sequence TTGGCGAAGGATTCGCCCCAACAGGATTCGCCACGGCCTATACGCCGTCTGCTGACCCGGCTGATCAAAGCTCCCGCGGTCCTGGCCATCCTTTGGCCTGCACTGTTGCTTTGCGTGGGCTACTGGGCCTGGCACCAATGGGGCGCCGAACACTTGGCACGCCGGTATTTTGGTGTCCGCGAAGAACAGATCACCGTTTCCGAACCGCCGGAATCGATCCGCAGCAAAGTCGCTGATTTGGTCACCGATGTCTACGAAGACACCGCGATGGACCAATTGTCTTTGCTGGATGCCGGTGCGTCATCAAAAATTGCCTCGGCGTTCGCGATCCACCCGTGGGTTCGCCAAGTCATCAGCGTGCGAAAATTGCCCGGTGGCGCGGTCGACGTCCGCCTGGCGTATCGCCGCCCCGCTGCAATGATTTACTCGGCCGGCGAAAACGGGTTCTTTGCCGTCGACGGTGACGCGGTGCTGTTGCCCGACAAGCATTTCAGCCCCAGCGATACCGAGCGGTACTGTCACATCTTCGTGCCACAATTCAAACCGTCGCGGAATCAACTAATTCCCGGCCAAGCTTTTGGTGACCCCCGGATTCGAGCCGCCGCGAAACTGGCCGATTACTTAAACATTGCCAAGTCCGTCTCGGATGCCGGCGATGTTCAAGTCCGGGCGATCCAAGTGGTCGGTGATCCCAGGCAAAACCCTGAACCGCAGTTGGAGGTGCTACAGGGCACTCGTCAGCAACTGGCCGCCCATTACCGCGGCGACAGCAACGCATTGCAGCGAGTGTTCTGGGGCAGCGCACCTGGATCGGAAATGCCCGGCGAAGTCGCCGCCTCGATCAAACTGCAACGCCTCATTGCTGGCGTCGCCCCCGGCGCCAACCTCAGCATGGCCACTCAGCCCCACTAG
- a CDS encoding aminotransferase class V-fold PLP-dependent enzyme, translating into MNTDVMTSPLNVDAIRADFPILARKAASGADLIYLDNAASTQRPDQVIEAVNSFYREGYANVHRGIHTLSEEATAEYEAARQTVADFLGAGSSREIVFTAGCTAAINTVAHSWGVDNLGAGDVVLLPISEHHANIVPWQQVAARTGCRLQWLPVGDDYLIDSQVVADALETYQPKLFAFAAASNTLGTEYPVKRWTELGHQYGATVLVDAAQAVPHHTVNVRDWDADFVVFSGHKACGPTGIGVLYGKEKLLDAMPPFLGGGGMIHLVTCDGFQPARLPEKFEAGTPPIAQAVGLAAAIRYLQSIGLERIHRHEQQLCQIADEGLRQIDGLTVIGPAPQHKSGIVSFVVDGIHAHDLSQSLDLDGIAVRAGHHCTMPLHESLGLAQTCRASFYLYNSADEATRLIDAVKTTRNRFLNRTSRRRRV; encoded by the coding sequence ATGAATACAGACGTCATGACATCTCCGCTGAATGTCGACGCGATTCGCGCGGACTTTCCGATCCTGGCGCGCAAAGCCGCTAGCGGCGCAGACTTGATTTACTTGGATAACGCAGCCAGCACCCAGCGTCCCGATCAGGTGATCGAAGCCGTCAATTCGTTTTATCGCGAAGGCTATGCGAATGTGCATCGTGGCATTCATACGCTCAGCGAAGAAGCGACCGCCGAATACGAAGCGGCTCGCCAAACGGTGGCCGATTTCCTCGGGGCCGGCAGCAGCCGCGAAATCGTTTTCACTGCTGGTTGTACCGCGGCGATCAATACGGTTGCCCATAGCTGGGGTGTGGATAACCTTGGCGCCGGCGACGTGGTGTTGCTGCCGATCAGCGAGCACCATGCGAACATCGTCCCTTGGCAACAAGTGGCGGCACGGACCGGATGTCGACTGCAATGGTTGCCCGTCGGTGATGACTACCTGATTGACTCACAAGTCGTCGCCGATGCGTTGGAAACGTATCAGCCCAAGTTGTTCGCGTTCGCCGCGGCTAGCAACACACTGGGAACCGAGTATCCGGTCAAACGCTGGACCGAACTCGGGCATCAGTATGGTGCGACGGTCTTGGTTGATGCCGCCCAAGCTGTGCCCCACCACACCGTCAACGTTCGTGACTGGGATGCCGACTTTGTGGTCTTCAGCGGTCACAAGGCGTGTGGCCCCACGGGCATTGGCGTGCTTTACGGAAAAGAAAAACTGTTGGATGCGATGCCGCCGTTTCTCGGTGGCGGCGGAATGATTCACTTGGTGACCTGCGATGGTTTCCAGCCCGCCCGGCTTCCAGAGAAATTTGAAGCCGGAACGCCGCCGATCGCGCAAGCCGTCGGTTTGGCCGCCGCGATTCGTTATCTGCAATCGATTGGACTCGAACGCATTCATCGTCACGAGCAACAATTGTGTCAGATTGCCGATGAAGGGTTACGGCAGATCGATGGTTTGACAGTGATCGGTCCCGCACCGCAACACAAAAGTGGGATTGTCAGCTTTGTCGTTGACGGCATCCACGCCCACGACTTGTCGCAGTCGTTGGATTTGGACGGCATCGCGGTTCGTGCCGGTCACCATTGCACGATGCCGTTGCATGAATCGCTGGGATTGGCGCAGACCTGTCGTGCCAGTTTCTATCTATACAATTCCGCTGACGAAGCCACTCGTTTGATCGACGCCGTCAAAACCACCCGCAACCGCTTCTTGAACCGCACCTCTCGCCGCCGCCGCGTTTAA
- a CDS encoding iron-sulfur cluster assembly scaffold protein has product MCPPAADSSDSLDPQDDPVALVGGDDRVRDHYEDPFGLGGVDQPTHAAEISNPFTGDRVRIELRLEDGEIDEVGFHADGSVVCQAAASMLCQHVDGLAIDAVRQMTASDMVDLYGESLKPGQQKCALLPWRCLDRAIDRPLDDESDDSVVQFGGPSLGEES; this is encoded by the coding sequence ATGTGCCCGCCCGCTGCCGACTCGTCCGATAGCCTTGATCCGCAAGACGACCCAGTGGCCCTGGTCGGTGGCGATGACCGAGTGCGTGATCATTACGAGGATCCGTTCGGCCTTGGCGGCGTCGACCAGCCCACACACGCTGCCGAAATTTCCAACCCGTTTACTGGCGATCGTGTTCGAATCGAATTGCGTCTGGAAGACGGCGAGATCGACGAAGTCGGATTTCATGCCGATGGAAGTGTCGTTTGTCAGGCCGCCGCATCGATGCTGTGCCAACATGTTGACGGACTAGCGATCGACGCGGTTCGACAAATGACGGCATCGGACATGGTGGATCTGTATGGCGAAAGTTTGAAGCCCGGACAGCAGAAGTGCGCTTTGCTGCCATGGCGGTGTCTGGACCGTGCCATTGATCGCCCACTCGACGATGAATCCGACGACTCCGTGGTTCAGTTCGGTGGCCCAAGTTTGGGTGAAGAAAGCTGA
- a CDS encoding DUF3352 domain-containing protein encodes MPLLVVSAVLPWQRSAVAADAESSLPGAPMLLPQDTLAYIRIADVQDIREGFGRTSMGRMMQDPQMKPFVSDVYGVLDESFQEISAVIGVELGELLNIPQGQVALALVPQLMPEPDPDQEVRDDEDDESEEAIKRRLAQKRRQQNGFAFVLIVDAKDNIETINRLLEKFETQLAKDRLIRRDATIDGTKLVRWLPPRVGRPPVEYFVRDGAIAIGVGQDTAGSVLKRWVKEDTSPSFANNNDFTSVLSRSVGAEDTMPQLTFFVDPYHIVERIIKANGGAAALAWPLIEQLGISKIRGIGGSTFQGGEFFDDISHLHIVIDTPRDGFFGVLRPSTGDTVPPAWVPADATSYMTVHWDFPQTLENLGKILDKFNGEGSVDRFMEEPLQKRTGISLQNEILPLSTGRMVSVRWLEPPMRINSQINCFGFEVNDRDQVTEVFDRLVKRFPNAMKPVVIAGTMTYDLNRNRNQKMPEGLRRPEPTLFQLGNWIVFCDSQAFIQRMVQTNAGVLPGLDGEPEYGLVSGELGGKLDGEQPFMISYVRGSDYFRQMFELTKNPSTRQFLRRVGEDNVLARKFVELLERDELPEFSQFEKYFGAGGMFAYDEPGGIHIGTFTLKPLE; translated from the coding sequence ATGCCGCTTCTGGTCGTCTCCGCGGTGCTGCCCTGGCAGCGATCTGCCGTTGCGGCTGATGCCGAATCATCGCTGCCGGGCGCGCCAATGCTGCTGCCGCAGGACACGTTGGCGTACATCCGCATCGCCGACGTGCAAGACATCCGTGAAGGATTCGGACGCACCTCAATGGGCCGCATGATGCAGGACCCACAGATGAAACCCTTCGTGTCAGACGTGTATGGCGTGCTTGACGAATCGTTCCAAGAGATCTCCGCGGTGATCGGCGTCGAATTGGGAGAGTTGTTGAATATCCCGCAGGGCCAAGTCGCATTGGCTCTGGTGCCGCAACTGATGCCGGAACCGGATCCCGATCAAGAGGTTCGCGATGACGAAGACGATGAATCGGAAGAAGCCATCAAACGTCGTCTTGCCCAAAAACGCCGCCAGCAAAACGGCTTCGCCTTCGTCTTGATCGTCGACGCCAAGGACAATATCGAAACCATCAATCGGCTGCTGGAAAAGTTCGAAACACAGTTGGCTAAGGATCGGCTGATCCGACGCGATGCCACCATCGACGGGACGAAGTTGGTGCGTTGGTTGCCGCCACGCGTCGGGCGTCCTCCGGTGGAATACTTTGTACGCGATGGTGCGATAGCCATCGGTGTCGGGCAGGATACCGCTGGAAGCGTGCTGAAGCGTTGGGTCAAAGAAGACACCAGTCCTTCGTTTGCCAACAACAACGACTTCACTTCCGTGCTCAGCCGTAGCGTCGGCGCCGAAGACACGATGCCACAGCTGACGTTCTTCGTCGATCCCTACCACATTGTCGAACGCATCATCAAAGCCAACGGCGGTGCGGCCGCGCTGGCTTGGCCGCTGATCGAACAATTGGGCATCTCGAAGATTCGCGGTATCGGCGGCAGCACGTTTCAGGGCGGCGAGTTCTTTGACGATATTTCGCACCTGCACATTGTCATCGACACGCCTCGCGATGGATTCTTTGGTGTTTTGCGTCCGTCCACCGGTGACACCGTTCCCCCGGCTTGGGTGCCGGCCGATGCGACCAGCTACATGACGGTTCACTGGGACTTTCCTCAGACTCTGGAAAACTTGGGCAAGATCCTGGACAAGTTCAACGGTGAAGGAAGCGTCGACCGTTTCATGGAAGAACCGCTGCAGAAACGTACCGGCATCAGTTTGCAGAACGAAATCTTGCCGCTGTCGACCGGGCGGATGGTCAGTGTTCGTTGGTTGGAACCGCCGATGCGAATCAACAGCCAAATCAATTGCTTCGGATTCGAAGTCAACGATCGTGATCAGGTGACCGAAGTCTTTGATCGTTTGGTGAAGCGTTTTCCCAACGCCATGAAGCCGGTCGTGATCGCCGGCACAATGACCTATGACTTGAATCGAAATCGTAACCAGAAAATGCCCGAGGGACTTCGGCGTCCCGAACCGACGCTGTTTCAATTGGGCAACTGGATCGTTTTCTGCGACAGCCAAGCGTTCATCCAGCGGATGGTGCAAACCAATGCCGGTGTGCTGCCCGGTTTGGACGGTGAACCGGAATATGGGTTGGTGTCCGGTGAATTGGGCGGCAAGTTGGACGGCGAACAACCGTTCATGATCAGCTATGTCCGTGGGTCGGACTATTTTCGTCAGATGTTTGAACTGACCAAGAATCCCAGTACGCGACAGTTTCTTCGCCGCGTGGGCGAAGACAATGTCTTGGCACGGAAGTTTGTCGAACTGTTGGAACGTGATGAGCTGCCCGAGTTCTCTCAGTTCGAAAAATACTTCGGCGCCGGCGGAATGTTCGCTTACGACGAACCTGGCGGGATTCACATCGGCACCTTTACGCTGAAACCGCTGGAATAG
- a CDS encoding BON domain-containing protein codes for MLHRIRFIVTLLAASAAVSCGVASAQTAPTGGAATDSAASQVSGGLTNSSLNQAIDATIERSGGIGESTSEGIGSTRNSSTTTTTGRTGGGGATGGFGGLGGGGLGSLFGNAFGFGGNAGGNNQPSIRTRVRSAVQVPPRPATQVRSSAVKTFSRLNRRGYGGVNVQVTGQTATLQGTVASEKDRRMSELLMRLEPGIYDVQNNLQVAP; via the coding sequence ATGCTTCACCGAATTCGCTTCATTGTCACTTTACTTGCCGCCAGTGCCGCTGTGTCCTGCGGCGTCGCGTCGGCACAAACCGCACCGACCGGCGGCGCGGCGACCGACAGCGCGGCATCGCAGGTGTCCGGTGGTTTGACCAATTCGTCGCTGAACCAAGCAATCGACGCGACGATCGAACGCTCCGGCGGCATCGGCGAATCGACCAGCGAAGGCATCGGATCGACACGCAATTCATCGACGACGACCACCACGGGCCGAACCGGCGGTGGTGGGGCGACCGGCGGATTCGGCGGCCTGGGAGGCGGTGGGTTGGGATCGCTGTTCGGCAACGCCTTTGGATTCGGCGGCAACGCGGGGGGAAACAATCAACCCAGCATCCGCACCCGCGTCCGCAGTGCCGTACAAGTGCCTCCGCGTCCGGCCACGCAAGTTCGCAGTTCCGCCGTGAAGACCTTCAGCCGTTTGAACCGCCGCGGCTACGGCGGTGTGAACGTTCAAGTCACCGGGCAAACCGCAACGCTGCAGGGGACGGTTGCCAGTGAAAAAGATCGACGAATGAGCGAGCTGTTGATGCGACTGGAACCCGGCATTTATGACGTCCAAAACAATTTGCAGGTCGCCCCGTAA
- the tpx gene encoding thiol peroxidase — protein MSRSGVITFKGNPMTLEGDELTVGGPAPDFTLHFAGNGLETLTLADLKGKPTIISVVPSLDTPTCAIQTKRFNQELAAMGDSINAVTVSRDLPFAQKRFCGAEDINMKTASDYQTHDFGRDYGLTIAELKLLARAVVLLDADGKVVYTQIVPEVAEEPDYDAALAELKKLV, from the coding sequence ATGAGCCGCAGTGGAGTGATCACTTTCAAAGGCAATCCGATGACCTTGGAAGGTGACGAGTTGACCGTCGGCGGCCCGGCGCCGGATTTCACCTTGCATTTCGCAGGCAACGGGTTGGAAACGCTGACCTTGGCCGATTTGAAGGGCAAACCGACGATCATCAGCGTTGTGCCCAGCCTGGATACGCCCACCTGTGCCATCCAGACCAAACGGTTTAATCAAGAATTGGCCGCGATGGGCGATTCGATCAACGCTGTGACAGTAAGCCGCGACTTGCCGTTCGCACAGAAGCGATTTTGCGGTGCCGAAGACATCAACATGAAAACGGCCAGCGATTACCAGACCCACGATTTCGGTCGCGATTACGGTTTGACCATCGCCGAACTGAAACTGTTGGCGCGTGCGGTCGTCTTGTTGGATGCCGATGGCAAGGTTGTTTACACCCAAATCGTTCCGGAAGTTGCCGAAGAACCGGACTACGACGCGGCACTTGCCGAACTGAAAAAGCTGGTCTGA
- a CDS encoding HAD family hydrolase: protein MKICGVALDMDGLLFDTEKLYWAVGDEILIRRGHRFSQPLQDRMMGRVGVAAMQQMIDFHSLDDDPVDLLAESEQLYAVQLGNGPDPMPGLQQWIDTLKQSGLPFGLATSSRRKFVDRILPTVSWAGDLHFILSGDDVTRGKPDPQIYQMAADRMGIDPKTMLVLEDSGNGTAAAVASGAVTVSIPSRHTKNQDFSGAHLVADSLVDPRLLALVDPEFRG, encoded by the coding sequence ATGAAAATTTGTGGCGTAGCTTTGGACATGGACGGCCTGTTGTTCGATACCGAAAAGCTTTACTGGGCCGTCGGTGATGAAATCTTGATTCGACGCGGGCATCGGTTCAGCCAACCATTGCAAGATCGCATGATGGGCCGTGTCGGCGTTGCGGCGATGCAGCAAATGATCGATTTTCATTCGCTGGACGATGATCCCGTGGATCTGTTGGCCGAAAGCGAACAGTTGTATGCGGTTCAACTTGGTAACGGGCCGGATCCGATGCCGGGGCTTCAGCAATGGATCGACACCCTGAAACAAAGCGGGCTGCCGTTTGGCCTGGCTACCAGCAGCCGCCGCAAATTCGTCGATCGGATTTTGCCGACGGTTTCATGGGCGGGGGATTTGCACTTCATCTTGTCCGGTGACGATGTCACCCGCGGCAAACCCGACCCGCAGATTTATCAAATGGCGGCCGATCGGATGGGGATCGATCCCAAGACCATGTTGGTGCTGGAAGACAGCGGAAATGGGACCGCCGCGGCGGTGGCCAGTGGCGCCGTCACGGTTTCCATCCCCAGTCGTCATACAAAAAACCAAGACTTCTCAGGGGCCCATTTGGTCGCCGATTCCCTGGTGGATCCCCGGCTGTTGGCCTTGGTGGATCCAGAATTTCGCGGCTAG
- a CDS encoding TerC family protein translates to MPEFLQELLSLHGIFTLGMLVLLQVVLGFDNLLYISIESKRVEPSEQSKVRKLGIGLAIVFRIVLLFVVVNLIEMLKDPFLSIADNNILTMALSGHALIVLFGGGFILWTAIKEIYHLLAVEEIDHDTKRSAQTSVAKAITMIVLMNLVFSFDSILSALALTDDMLIMALAIITSGCLMILLADRVAEFLKKNRMYEVLGLFILFIVGVMLVSEGGELAALHLFGHEVHAMAKSTFYFVLAVLIIVDVVQSRYQRRLLAQKKAETAKAAA, encoded by the coding sequence ATGCCCGAATTCCTTCAGGAACTGCTTTCACTGCACGGGATTTTCACACTAGGAATGCTGGTGCTGCTGCAAGTCGTGTTGGGATTCGACAACCTGCTGTACATCTCAATCGAAAGCAAACGAGTCGAACCGTCGGAGCAATCCAAGGTTCGCAAATTGGGTATCGGACTGGCGATCGTGTTCCGCATCGTCTTGCTGTTCGTGGTCGTGAATTTGATCGAGATGTTGAAGGATCCCTTTCTATCGATCGCGGACAACAACATTTTGACCATGGCATTGTCCGGCCATGCGTTGATTGTTCTGTTCGGCGGCGGCTTCATCCTTTGGACCGCAATCAAAGAGATTTATCACTTGTTGGCGGTCGAAGAAATCGATCACGACACGAAGCGAAGTGCACAAACAAGCGTCGCCAAAGCCATCACGATGATCGTGTTGATGAACCTGGTGTTTTCATTTGATTCCATTCTCAGTGCGCTCGCACTGACCGACGACATGCTGATCATGGCACTGGCAATCATCACCAGCGGATGCCTGATGATTTTGCTGGCCGATCGCGTGGCCGAGTTTTTGAAGAAGAATCGGATGTACGAAGTCTTGGGACTGTTCATCCTATTCATTGTCGGTGTGATGCTGGTTAGCGAAGGCGGTGAACTTGCCGCGTTGCATCTGTTCGGTCACGAAGTCCATGCGATGGCCAAGAGCACGTTCTACTTTGTCTTGGCCGTCCTGATCATCGTGGACGTCGTTCAGAGCCGTTATCAACGACGTTTGCTGGCACAAAAGAAGGCGGAAACGGCCAAGGCGGCGGCCTAG
- a CDS encoding dockerin type I domain-containing protein has protein sequence MFDDIDHSFQRGDGENPLPQRLVFLDANENGDYDAGESFALTDAQGRFEFSDLDPGSYAVRLFDGAASQSQHFPAQLTATANQFALSGLDSLHGDGQRIIGVDGTELVIADLNGAGVSRLGVGAALGDAATLSSERTLVVGAGADAGELFIANHQDQSIDTLDVGNAAEGQTRTWHKVAVDGDGRGLAIATVEESGESSTVVHSIDATDPGNISLSSTQQVVAADSQFVSSRSGPRSVLVTPGEDGVAVELWSNLTASPIPTTATEISGAGDVLDFDDAAGLLLLRDTSGGVTVVDVNNQFAPLFQFNDLAGPVRLDPARELLWAFSPIDSTLKVLELGGGNQIAQLPVEATSVGAISSFLPGRIDPSSGIESLALVGAAGIAEVKLQSPTAHRVTLTSDEAETRVGFGVRLVGSNQSPALANVPGLQTPEDQNLMVPAATIGSAIEDGDGDRVVVLPGPPSDHSDVTVNPDGSLIYRPVMDFNGNDVLQLILADGRSVTPIQIPVVVTSVPDDPTGVTIHLPSVAESVLIGSVLGSIDVHDPDGQDHTIQISDPRFGEIDGDIIFAGGQLDFEEEPIIQMELSIQDPDTQTVLTEQVTVSLIDANDPITGITPDRAFVSENAFGDIVAELIVEDQDVEQFYELSVDDERFTIEETHLRLAPGVALDYEAEKEVTVNVTAFDAFNDDRFTQAVTVVVRDEVEAPSDMTLDGDTVIEYVPGDVVGVLAIDGVTRPNGYSFGVDDPSFEVVAGTLKLLPGSWVVRSDTPEIQVEITAQNDNAAIAPLVRSFVVTVLANDRPFHNEDQPLDVNGNDDITAQDALLVINYLNTYGPGPVGEGNPAMSYDVNGDGMVTALDVLLIVNRLNRGELVSTGGNNGGGQAEGEGTETDPPAEPKAFQMAQPKPASSSMAIDHPQAVDIAIRNHNDDDDDELDPWLDPLSNETV, from the coding sequence GTGTTCGACGACATCGATCACAGTTTTCAACGTGGCGACGGCGAAAATCCCCTGCCCCAGCGATTGGTGTTTCTGGACGCCAACGAAAACGGCGACTACGACGCGGGTGAATCCTTTGCGTTGACCGATGCACAAGGACGATTCGAATTCTCGGATCTGGATCCCGGCAGCTACGCGGTTCGGCTTTTCGACGGCGCGGCTTCACAGTCGCAACACTTTCCGGCGCAGTTGACCGCCACTGCGAACCAGTTTGCTCTGTCCGGATTGGATTCGCTTCACGGTGACGGCCAGCGGATCATCGGCGTCGATGGTACGGAATTGGTCATCGCCGACCTGAATGGTGCGGGCGTCAGCCGATTAGGCGTCGGTGCGGCTTTGGGCGACGCGGCCACGCTTTCCAGCGAACGAACCTTGGTCGTCGGGGCCGGTGCCGATGCCGGCGAACTGTTCATCGCCAATCACCAGGACCAATCGATCGACACGCTGGATGTTGGTAACGCGGCCGAAGGCCAGACGCGGACCTGGCACAAGGTTGCCGTCGACGGCGACGGGCGAGGTTTGGCGATCGCCACGGTCGAAGAATCCGGCGAATCGTCCACCGTCGTTCACTCCATCGATGCGACCGATCCGGGCAACATTTCACTTTCATCGACACAGCAAGTCGTTGCGGCCGATAGCCAGTTTGTGTCCAGCCGCAGTGGCCCGCGCAGCGTCTTGGTCACCCCCGGCGAAGACGGCGTCGCGGTGGAATTGTGGAGCAACCTGACGGCGTCTCCGATTCCGACGACAGCGACCGAGATATCCGGTGCCGGTGACGTCTTGGATTTCGACGACGCGGCCGGTTTGTTGTTGCTGCGGGACACCAGTGGTGGTGTCACCGTGGTCGACGTCAATAATCAATTCGCACCGCTGTTCCAATTTAACGATCTGGCGGGTCCGGTTCGCCTGGATCCGGCGCGAGAACTTTTGTGGGCGTTTTCGCCGATCGACAGCACCCTGAAAGTTTTGGAACTCGGGGGCGGCAATCAGATCGCGCAGTTGCCCGTCGAAGCGACCAGTGTTGGTGCAATCAGCTCGTTCCTTCCGGGCCGAATCGACCCTTCATCGGGTATCGAATCGTTGGCTTTGGTTGGCGCGGCAGGAATCGCTGAAGTCAAACTTCAATCGCCCACCGCTCATCGCGTCACGCTGACGTCCGATGAAGCCGAAACGCGAGTCGGTTTCGGCGTTCGTTTGGTTGGTTCCAATCAATCGCCGGCTTTGGCTAATGTGCCTGGGCTGCAAACACCCGAAGACCAGAACTTGATGGTGCCCGCCGCAACGATCGGATCGGCGATCGAAGACGGTGACGGTGATCGGGTTGTCGTGCTGCCGGGACCGCCCAGCGACCATTCCGACGTGACTGTTAACCCCGACGGCAGCCTGATCTATCGCCCGGTGATGGACTTCAACGGCAACGATGTGTTGCAGTTGATTTTGGCCGACGGGCGTTCGGTGACCCCCATTCAAATTCCGGTTGTGGTCACGTCGGTTCCCGACGATCCCACCGGCGTCACGATTCATTTGCCGTCGGTCGCCGAAAGCGTGCTAATCGGTTCGGTCTTAGGTTCCATCGATGTCCACGATCCCGATGGGCAAGATCATACGATCCAAATCAGTGATCCGCGGTTCGGTGAAATCGACGGCGACATCATTTTCGCCGGTGGGCAACTGGACTTCGAAGAAGAACCCATCATTCAGATGGAATTGTCCATCCAAGACCCCGACACCCAGACGGTCTTGACCGAACAAGTCACCGTGTCGCTGATCGACGCGAACGATCCGATCACCGGCATCACGCCGGACCGAGCGTTTGTTTCGGAAAACGCATTTGGCGACATCGTTGCCGAACTGATTGTCGAAGACCAGGACGTCGAACAGTTTTACGAGTTGTCGGTCGATGACGAACGGTTCACGATCGAAGAAACGCATTTGCGTCTGGCACCAGGCGTTGCCTTGGACTACGAGGCCGAAAAAGAGGTCACGGTCAATGTGACCGCGTTTGATGCGTTCAACGATGACCGATTCACCCAAGCGGTGACGGTGGTGGTCCGCGACGAAGTCGAAGCGCCGTCCGACATGACTTTGGACGGCGACACGGTGATCGAGTACGTGCCGGGCGATGTTGTCGGCGTTCTGGCGATCGATGGCGTGACCCGGCCCAACGGCTATTCGTTCGGCGTCGATGACCCCAGTTTTGAAGTCGTCGCGGGCACCTTGAAGCTGTTGCCGGGAAGCTGGGTCGTTCGAAGCGACACCCCAGAAATCCAAGTCGAAATCACGGCGCAAAACGACAACGCCGCCATTGCACCGCTGGTGCGATCGTTCGTCGTCACAGTGTTGGCCAATGACCGTCCGTTCCATAACGAAGACCAGCCGCTAGACGTCAACGGCAACGACGACATTACAGCCCAAGACGCGTTGCTGGTGATCAATTACTTGAACACCTATGGTCCCGGACCGGTGGGCGAAGGGAACCCGGCAATGTCCTATGACGTCAACGGCGACGGCATGGTGACGGCGTTGGACGTGTTGTTGATCGTGAACCGGTTGAATCGCGGTGAACTGGTCAGCACCGGTGGAAACAATGGTGGCGGCCAAGCCGAGGGTGAGGGGACGGAAACCGATCCACCAGCCGAACCCAAGGCGTTCCAAATGGCCCAGCCGAAACCCGCGTCATCATCCATGGCGATCGATCATCCACAGGCCGTGGACATTGCCATCCGCAATCACAACGACGATGACGACGACGAACTGGATCCTTGGTTGGATCCGTTGTCCAACGAAACCGTCTAG